The following is a genomic window from Micrococcus cohnii.
TTCGACGTCTACAGCTGGGACATGATCGCCAGGAAGGCCGCGTTCATCGCGCAGGTCAAGAACGGGCAGCTCAGTGGTCGCGAGATGGAAGACGTGGTGGCCGGACTTGAGTTGTCCGGTGCGACGGCAGCGGCGGTGCTGGCCAACGACCCGCGCGTGATGCGGCTGGCCGAGCTCCAGATGGACGTCGAGGCGCTGACCCGCGCTCAGTCGGCGTGGGCACAGCAGCGTGCGTCCCAGCGCGTCGAGGTGAACAACCTCGAGACCCGTCAGCAGGTGCTTAGCGGTCGGCAAGACGCGCTGATCGACGTGTCGGGGAAGGTCGTGTCCACCGAGGCGGACGCGTTCTCGTTCACGACGACGGATGGACGGACGACAACGGTGCGCGAAGAGGCTGGGAAGGTGCTGCGCGATGCGCTGCGCCGTGAGGCGGCACGAAGTGACCGGCCCGACTTCATGGACCCGAGCGAGCCGCGCCGTGTCGGCACGCTCGGCGGTGTCGAGTTGGGGGCGGTGCGACACGCACAGCGGGTCTACCTCGTGCCGATGGATGAGCCGAGCGTACGGAAGAGCTGGCATGTGCCGCAGGTGCTGAGCGAGGAGGTCTCACCTGCCGGTGTGGTCCGATCCGCTGAGAACTTCGTGGCATCGATTCCCGAGCAGCTGTCCAAGGACAAGGCCGAACTCGACCGCCTGGCCACCGAGATTCCAGACTTGAAGACTGGTCTGGATGAGGGGTTTCCGAAGGCGGGTGAGCTGGCCGAGAAGCAACGGGAGTTGGGTGTGCTGCAAGCGGAGATGCAGGACGAACACGACGAGGTCGGTCTGCCGGACGTGCCGGAGTACACCGCTGATGAGCTGGGCGAGCGGGGCCTACTGGGCCGTATGGCTACGCCACGCGAGGGCGATATCTGGGAACGACACCGAGCGTTCTACGCCGTGGGGTACACCACTGACTCGGTCGGTGATCAACAGCGGACGCTGTGGGCCTGGCCCGCCGACGAGGAGCCCTCCGAGTCGATGCCTGCGCACATGCTCGTGACAGACGGCAACCTCGTGGTCCGCCGTGAGACGGGCTTGTCCGAGCTGGAGCGCGAGTGCATGACGGCCGACCTGGACCGGCACGACATCGTCCAGCGGGCCGATTCCGCGTTCGGCTACGACGGCGAGGTACTGCGCGAACTCGACGCGCAGTACGAGACGGATTCACGTGGAAACCGACAGATAGTCACCGAGAAGCAGGTGCGTCAGGGACGGCTGGACGAGAAGGGCAACATGATCGTCTCCGAGACCGGAGAGTTCATCCCGAACGAGAAGTTCGTCCGCTATGGCTCGCCGGTGATCCGGCTCGACGCGACATCACCGGAGAAGGAAGCGGCTCGACGCGCTGCCGAAGCTGAGGAAGCGCTGAAGCGCCACCCGCGCGAGTTCCTGCCTGGCGAAGTGCTGCTGGAGGACGTGCCCGGATTCGGCCACGCCGGTGACATGGTCCGCCTGACACCAAGCACCTACGGGCCGGCGTCGCGGGTGGCCATCAGTCCGGACACCGGACAGGCACGTGACCGTAGCCAGTTCCAGGACAGAGCAGTGCGGGGTCTGTGGAAGACGGCGCCACCGGTCCAGCTGACCGAGGAGGAACGGACACGGCTGTGGGGCGAGAAGACCACGGCCATTCAGGTGGCCGGACTGCGTCCAGGCGACACGGTCATGGCCCCGGACATTGACCGGAACGCGACGGCCAAGGAAGCGGTCACGGTCATCAGCCCCGGCCAGGGCGGCAACCGCGACATTACGTACGTCGGACAGGACGGGGAGGAGCGCATGTGCAGGCGCAAGGAAACGAGCATGGTGACCGTGCATGGCCGGACACGGGCGGCGCTGTCCCTGCACGAGCTGGCCAAGCTAGACACCGAGGCCGGACAGCCAGTCAAAGCGTGCCCGGTCAAGGACATGCCCATGGCCGCAGACTGGTCTGGCCGGACACTCGTGGTGGACACCGTCAGCCCGTACAGCGTGTCCAACGGTGGACCGGACGGCGTGAAGATCGGCCAGGTCATCGGCCAGCGAGAGGAGGTCGCTACGCGTTACGACGGCCAGCGGGAACCGTACGGGGTGCTAAGCCTGCGAAGCGCGGACGGTCAGGAGTTCGAAGTCAGCAGCCGCATGACCGGACACATCTGGGAGGTCGACGGGCAGTTCGACCCGCAGAAGACGTTCGGTGCACGGGCGGTCGAAGGGTCGGTACCGGACCAGACGCCGAAGCCGGACACTGTGGGGGTCGGGACAAGTTCAATCGCCCGGACTGAACGTATGCCGAGCGCGGCGGACACGACCAGGCCCGCGTCGGGGCCGTCGATGCAGGACATCGAGAAGGCGGCGCCTGAGCACGTCCAGGCGATCTCCGTGAAATGGCCGGAGCATGGTGTGGATGGTCCGACCGCGGCTGGGCACATGGAACGATAAGCGACAAGGAAGGCAGGGAGCTGTTTGCGCCCTGGAAGTGATGAGAAGGAAGCGTGGGGGAATGAGCGATACCTTGTTGGTGGAGGCTGAGGAACGGCGTCGGATGACGCTCGAAGCCTTGGATCCAGAGGAGCAGGCGCGTCGAGGCCAGTACTTCACGCCAGCACGTGCTGCCGAGATCATGGCGGCGTTGCCGCGCGATCCGAGCACGGCGGAGGTGAGGATTCTCGATCCGGGTGCCGGTACTGGGATGCTCAGCGTGGCTCTCGTGCACCGTCTCCTGGCAGACTGTCCCGGGACGCGACTGCACATCACAGCGGTCGAGGATGACCCCGCGCTGGGGGCAGCGCTGGTTGCAACGTTGCGTGAGCTCGAGGGACTCGGGGATGTGAGCACCGAGCTAGTCGATGAGAACTTCCTGGTGTGGGCTGACACAACGTCAGAACGATTCGACTTCGTCATCCAGAACCCGCCCTACGCGAAGCTTTCTGCTAACAGCGTCGACCAGCGGCGTCTGCGGGCTAGTGGCGTCTACGTACCCAACATCTATGCGGCGTTTCTCACGCTTGGAGGACAGCTTCTGAAGCCCGGGGGACAGCAGGTTGCTATCACGCCGCGATCGTGGATGAACGGCACCTACTACGCACGGTTCCGCCGTGCATTCCTGGAGGACGTCGGTATCGACGCCATCCACACGTTCGAGAGCCGCTCGAAGGTCTTCGGGGACACTGGCGTTCTTCAGGAGTCCATCATCGTCAGCGCTACCAAGGGCCAACATCCGGACACTGTGGAAGTGTCGACCTCGACAGACCATATCGGCGAAATCGTGACCCGCACTGTCCCGTACGAGCAGATCGTTACGCCGGACTTTGTGCATGTCCCAGCGACAGCAGCCGACGCAGAGGCGGTCGCCTGGATGCAGGCTAATGCTCAGTGCACATTAGAGGATCTGGGTCTGGCCGTCTCCACGGGCCGGGTCGTCGACTTCAGAAGCCGAGACGCAATCGTCGCCGCCCATGAACCTGGAGCCGTCCCGCTCATCCATGCAAGCCATGTCCGGCAGCAGGGGGTGGGCCATCCCATCAAGCCCCGCAAGCCGGAGTGGTTTGTCCCGCGTGATGCCCAAGACCGGAAAATGCTCGTCCCCGGGGGAGCTGCTTATGTGCTCGTGAAGCGGTTCTCCGCGAAGGAGGAGCGGAGGAGGATCGTGGCTGGTGTCTGGGAATCGGAGGCAGAGGCAGCATTCGATAACAAGGTCAACTTCATCCACCAGGACGGCCAAGGGATCGACAGCGCCGTGGCTCGGGGGTTGACGGCGTACTTGAACACCAGTCGCGTGGACGCGTACTTCCGTGTGTTTTCCGGGCATACCCAGGTCAACGCGACGGATCTGCGACAGATGAGGTTCCCTTCCAGGAGTGCCCTACGAGCTCTAGCGGCTGCGACATCACCGCAGGGCGATTTGGACGCGGCCTTGGACGCAGTGTTGGACGCAAAGGGGGTGGCGGCATGACCAAGACGAATGAGGCTTCTCAGATTCTGGAGGCGTTCGGGTTCGACGCTGGGCGCACAAATCTGCGCTCGGCGTTGATCTTGCTCGCGCTCGCTCAGGTTGGACCTGATGACGACTGGGCGACGGCGAAGAACCCGATGATGACAGTGGACGGCATCCGCAAGTACATCAACGACGTATATGGGACACAGATCCGCGCGGCGAACCAGGGCAACCTCTACGCTCCCAATACTCGGGAGACGTTTCGGCGGCAGACCTTGCACCAGTTCCGCGACGCCGGTTTCGTGATCTACAACGACGACGACCCCGGGCGAGCGCCGAACTCGAGTAAGAACAATTACCGCATCAACCCCAAGGCGTTGGAAGTACTGTCCCAGTTCGCCACTCCGGGGTTTGCGTCGGCGATGGAGTCATACCTGGAACAGGCACCGGGGCTGCTGGCCAAGTACCGGGCGGCACGAGAGATGACGCGCATCCCGGTGACTCTTCCCGGTGGTAAGGCGTTGTCCTTGAGCGGTGGAGGGCAGAACGTCCTTATCAAGGCCATGATTGAGGACTTCTGCGGGTATTACGCACCGGGTGGGCAGGTGCTCTACATCGGTGACGCCGACGAAAAGCTTGCACACTTTGACGCCGACGCGTTGGGGTCTCTGGGGGTCACGGTTGATACTCACGGCCAGCTTCCCGACCTGGTGGTCTACCTGCCGCAGAAGAACTGGTTGTTCCTTATGGAAGCTGCCTCTACTCACGGACCCGTAGATGCCAAGCGTCATGGAGAACTCCAGGCGCTCTTCGCTGGTAGTACCGCGGGGTTGGTGTACGTCTCATGTTTCCCCGATCGCGCGACTATGCGGAGGTTCCTTGCCGAACTGGCGTGGGAGACGGAGGCATGGTGTGCCTCTGACCCGACTCACATGATCCACCTGAATGGGGACAAATTCCTCGGCCCATACACGGCCCCCTCGAGCATTGACGAGGGGTAGGTCCGTCACAGCTGTGGGGCCGTGGTGGTATCGACGCGTGGCGACCAGTCCGGTTCTGCGTCCCAGGCGGTGGGGTCCATGTCGTCGGGAAGATCGGTGACCCATCCCCAATCAACGGCGTTGTCCGTGAGTGTGTGGACGCGTGCGTCTGCGTCCTGGTGGAGCCTCGCGGAATTGGCCGGGTCGTCGGTGATGTGGATGCTGTCGGCCGCGCGTCGGTAGTGGTGTGCGGTGGCGTCGGTGTCGTCGGGCTTGTCCCCGAGTGCCGAGTCTTCGACGTCGTCTTGGTCGGAGACGGCGCGCCAGATCAGCACGCGACGCAGCGCGTCATCGGTGATGGGTCGTTCGGTCTCGAGATCGGTCAGCCACTGCGGCGGCTCGTTCCGCATGCTGGCGACTTGGTGGTCGAGTTCAGCGGTTAGGCGTGTACGGGTGTCTTCGACGGCGTCGTCGCGGGACGTTGGCGGCTGATCGGTGTCGGCTTCGATCGGGTCGGCGGGCGGCAGGAGCGAGCATCGGGTGAGCACAGTGACCGGGGTGTCGTCCGCGGTCGGTGCGTCCGGCAGGGTCTGGGCGGGGTCGGCCTTGACGAGCTTGCCCCAGTGTTCGGGGTCGCGCATGGCCTGGTTCTGGCCTGGGTCGGGCAAGTGTTGGTCGATCCACGCTGAGGTGCGCTCGGCTCGTCCGGCCCAGTCCAGGAACTCGAACTCCTGGACCATCCGGCCCAGGTCGTTGGCCCAGGCACGTTCTCCTGCGTGGACCTCATGCGCGGACCGCTCGGCCATCGAGTGATCCAGGACGGCCTTGAGGGCACCGACAGGGGTCTCGGCTCCCGGCGTGCGGTGCAGCAGACCCCACTCATCCGGGGATGGGTGGTCGTCTTCGGCCAGGTCGACGTAGGCGTGGTTGGCATGCTTGCCGCGGGTCATGGCGACGTAGAACAGCTCGCGGGACTGACCGATTTCCACCACGGTGTGGCCGGTGTCGACGGTGACGCCCTGCGCGCGGTGCGCCGTGCTGGCGTACCCGAGTTCCGTTGAGGAAGCGAGGTAGTCGGGGTCGAGGGTGACCGTGCCTCCCGTGGAGTCCACGACGGCCTCGGCCGACCCATCGGACTGGATAGAGGTCAGCGTCAGGCGGGTGCCGTTGGCGATGAACTGGCCGGTCGAGTCTCGCAGTGACCGGTCGTTGCGGCGCGCCAGAACCTCATCGCCTACACCGGCGGTCACGTCGGAGCGCAGCGTCACGGTGGTCTCGATGTCCACCAGGCCCTCGGCCACCAGGTCGGCCTGGGCGCGGGCGTTCAGGTCTGCGACGGTCGCGTTGTCCGAGGCGATGAGGATCGTGGATAGCCCCTGGTGCTTGTCCGTGAGCCAGGCGGAGTACGCGGCGTCGGCGGCGTCGACGTCCTTGTCGCCGTGGATGCGACCGTGCTCGGCGTAGGTCTCCAGCACGTCGTGGTCGCCCTCGCGGAGGTCGAGGGACGCGGTGCGTTCCCACTCGTTCCGGAACCGCCAGACCTGGTCGAGTTTGGCCACGTCGACGTCGTCGGCCCGGTCCATCCAGCCGAGGAAGCCACCGGCCTCGACGGCTTCGAGCTGCGCGGGGTCTCCGACGAGCAGCACCTTCGCCCCGGCCTGTTCGGCCTGGCGTGCCAGCTCGGCCATCTGTGCGGTGGCCACCATCGACGCCTCGTCCACGATGAGCAGCTGGCCAGGGCGCAGCGTGAACCGTGCCTGTTCGGCGTGCTGTTCGGCTAGCCGAGCGGTGACCGACTCGATCTGCCGTGTCCGGGAATCGGAGGGGGACCGGTCCCAGAGCTGGGCGAGCTTGGTCTCAAGCCCGGCCACGCGCTGGGCCCTGCGTGCGGCACCGTCACCGACGGACTCGAACAACCACTTCGCCGTGTTCTCCGTCTCGATGTCGAGCTCGTCGCGGAGCACACCTGCGGCGACCGCCGACGGAGCGAGACCGACCACCGACCCGTCACCGTGCTCGCGTGACCACAACTCGGCCACGGCTGCCATCGTCGTGGTCTTGCCGGTGCCTGCCGGGCCGATGATCGCGTCGATCCCTGCAGGAGAGGACAGCACGTGCTCGGTCGCGCGGGCCTGGTCAGCCGAGAGGGTGTGCCCGTCCTTCGTGGTCACGGCCGCGACCTGTCCGGACACCGTGGCCGGGTCGATGACCGGGGCGTCGTCGGCGCGGACACGGTCCATCAGGAACGACTCGTCGTCCATGATCTGGCGGGTGGTCCAGACCCCGGACACGCGCTTGTGGTCCAGCCCGGATCGGCCACCGGGGGCGGACAGCGCCGGGTCGAACTCCGGGGGAGCGGCCATCCTGTCCGGGGTGAGGGACACGGCCTGGTCCAGGGCCATCTCGACCAGCTCGTCGGCTGCTTCGTGGCGGGCCTGCGCCGAGTCGAACCGCACCAGGGCCAGCACCCGCTCGGCAGAGGCCAGCACGTTCGCACGCGTGAACGTGGTGCGGCGGACCGAGGCGTCGGTGAGCACCCAGGCGGCCATGGCCTCCCTGGCGTCCGGGGTGAGCTGGTCAGCGGTCACGGTGCGCCGGTCATGGCCGACAGCAGCGGACACGATGGCCGAGGGGTCGTGGCCACCGGCCAGAGCGCGGTCACGCCAGCCGACCATCTTCTCGGCCAAGGTCTGCGTCGAGTCGTCCTTTGGGGTCCGGGTCTCCAACGTCGCCTGCTGACGCAGCTTGAGCACGATCGCCGCCAAGGGCTCACGCCCGTTGGACTCTTGCCACTGCTGGATCAGCTCGTCCTTGCGGGCTTCGATCAGGCGTGACCGGGTGGAGAACTCCTTGATGAGGCTGTCCGGCACACCGGACAGCTCGATCCGGTGACTGGACGCTTGACCGGCTGTGTCCGCGTCGAGTTCCCGGCCAGAGAGCACCTGCTCCATCGCCTCGGACAGCGCCGGGTCACGCGACTCCGGTAGAGCACCGATCTGGCCGTGGAGCCGGTCGAACAGCAACGCGTTGTACTTCTCGGAGATCGCCACGACGTGCCGGTGCAACGTGTAGCTGTCCAGCGTGGCCCACTGATCGTCCAAGAGCCGCTGCACGCGGTTCGAGATGACGACGTGGGTGTGCAGCTGGGGGTCACCGGCGCGCGAGTCCCAGTGATCGAAAGCCGACGCCACTAGACCGCTCACCGGGACGTGCGCCACGCCGCCGTGGCCAGCGCGGGACTGGAGCACGTTGTCCTCGACCCACTCGAGGGCTTCCTGCATGGCCTGCCGGTGTGCTGCCTGAATCTCGCCCTGGAGGGCTGGGCCGGACATCGCCCAGAGCGCGGACACCGACTTCGGCGGGGAGAACGTGAGGTCGAACCCGGCCACGGGTTTGCGCGTGGACTTCGCTGTCCGGCCAGCCGGGGTCTTCGCGTCCTGGGGTGCGGCCACCTCGCGGATCGGTGCCCGGCCCAGCGCTCGGCCAGTGTCCGGGTCCTTGGCCATCTCGTAAATGGACACCGCGTCGAGCTTGGCCACTTCCTGGCCAGCGGACAGCGAGGTCCCGGCCAGGCCACGGCCCAGCCACTGGCCAGGCGGGGCGGACGCCTCGGTGTAGTAGGCGGTCAGGTCACGCCGGGAGCTGGCCACGGCCTCGGGGGACAGGGACCGGTCACCAGTGGCCACGCTGTCCAGGTAGTAGTCGATGGACATCTTCGAAATGGACACGGTCACGACCGGTCACCTCCGTTCTCGTTGGCCGGACGGCCACGGTCAGGTCCGGCCACAGCAGACCGGAACCGCTTGTGCGTGGCCAGGATCTTCTTGTCCGCCGCGCTCACCGTCTGTCCGGCCACCGCCTTGGCCAGACGACGGCACAGCGTGTCCCACTGCCGGACAATCCCCTGCAACTGCACGCGCTCGGCCGCGGCCACCTCGGCGGCAGCAGACAGCCGCTGGTACGCGGTGACCAGCTCCTCGTGCCGGTCACGCAGGCTGGCCAGCCGGTCACGCAGGCTGGCCAGCCGGTCACGCAGCGCGGCCACCTGTTCCGGCGAGAGGTCCGTGTCCGCCGTGGCCATCGACCATGACCGGCGCAGGTCGGCCACCTGTCCGGCCAACCGCGCATTGTCCTGCCGGACAGCAGCGGTCCGGACAGCCTGGCCATGCAGGGCGTTGTCCGCGCTGCGCCGCTCGGCGGACAGCAGCGTGGCCAGGTGCTTCACCTGGTCGGTCTTGCGGACATTCGAGGCGGTCAGTTGACCGATGCGGGTCTCGGCCGCGATCAGCTGTGACTCGAGGTCACGGACACGCACGACTGCCGGATGGACAGCCGTCTGCGCTGTCCGCTGGCGGTAGGCCGCGCTGCGACATGCAGGGGAGCAGTAGCGGCGGGCGCGTGCTGCCTCATCTGGAAGCGGGAGTGCGCAGTGGGCGCAGGAGCGAGGGGTCGTCATGTCGGGGATTCGTTCCCCAGCATGACGACGGTGTGTCACGCCCAGCGTGACACCAGTGCACCTTGGTGCCAGACGTGTGAAAGGAAATTTGCAGGTCTGCTCCGCGACGGAGGAGCGAGGAGCGGACCTGCGCGGGCGGCGCACGGCGCGGCTTGCCGCGCCTACGGCGGTCGCGACGGGTGGAGCTGCTCCGCGGCGGGTCGGCCGGGCCGGCTGGTCGCGCATCAGGTGCGTGGACGGGGCGGGCGTGGCCGGACGAGCAGGGGGGGGCAGCGGCCGTGGTGGCCGGGTGCCGCCGGTAGAATGAGAGCAGCGAATCAAGGGGGACGAGCATGGCGACGAAGACGGAGACGAAGCAGTCGGCGCGACTGACGAAAGCGGAACGCGCGAGGGCCGTGCAGGAGGTTGAGCACAGCCTGCGGATGGAAGGACAGGAGCTGACGCCCGAGACGAAGGCGGACATGCAGCTCTACGTCGCAGGGGTGATCTCCTCGGACGAGGGTCTGGAGCGTGCGCTGGCGCGTCACCGGAGGGTCTGAGGGATGGACCCGTACGTCGAGCCGGAGACGGGTGTGCTCCGGAACAAACTAGGGATCACAGACAAGGTCGCTCTCGCGGATGCAGAGGGCGACCTTTCTAGTTGGCGGGCACTGCAACTCGCTGAAAGGAAGTGGCCCGTCTCCGGCGACCTGGACGAGCTGCGGCGGATTCACGGGTACCTATTCCAAGACGTCTATACCTGGGCCGGGCAGGTCCGGACCGTGGACATGCGCAAGAACGTCGACGGCGCGGCTGCGTTCCTGCCGTGCGCGGTGATCCCGACCGCGACGAGCTTCCTCGCCCAACGGCTGCGTGAGGACGACCACCTGCGCAGACGAGACCGTGCGGGGTTCGTGGACGGGCTGACGGACTACTACGAAGAACTGAACTACATCCACCCGTTCCGAGAGGGCAACGGTCGGACGCAACGGCTGTTCTGGTCCCGCGTCGCCTACGACGCCGGATGGGTGATCGAGTGGCGAGCGGCGGTCGGAGCCGAGAACGATCACGCCTGCCGACTCGCGAACGACGAGGGCGACAAGCGCCCGCTACGCCAGATGATGCAGCGGATCATCTACCCACGGCAGACTGAACGCACGGGTGACGCCGCGGACGCGGAATGGCATCACATCATCGGCATGGGCTTCGACTTCGCCCCGGACACCACCGGCCCCGACCTGAACTGACCGCAACGCCCGGCCAGCGCGCGCACCCAACCCGGCCACCGACACCTCGGCACGGTTCGCGCGACGACCCAGGGTCGGCCCCTGCCAACTACCGCACCACGGTGCCGAAGCCGCCCCGGACCCGGTCAGGACTCGTTGGCCGCGCGAGCACGTGCACGGGTCTCGCTGACCTGCGACGGCCGGAGACCGGCCAGGTCTGCGGCCCGCGCGGCGGTCATCGCGCCCGACTCGGTCACCTCGACGAGAACAGCGTCACGGGCCTGGACGGCAGCGTGCCGCGCGGTGCGTGCCTGGCGTGCCGCTTCGGCGGTCTCGGTGACCGCGGCCAGGACATCGCCAGGGTCCACCGTCCCCAGACCTGCGGCGATGATGTTGTGCACCTGCGGGCGAGCCATCCGCGCCGCGCGGGCAATCGCCGCCGTGGCGTGCCCCGACGCTGCCGCGTCCCGCATCGCCGCGTTCCGTGCATCCTTCGTCGCGGTGACGGCCTCGGCTGTCTCCCGGACCCGCGCCGCGGCCTCCACGACCTGCTGCTCTGCCTTGCTCATCGCGATCTCCTCGCTCTCACCGTTACCCTGAATGGGCTACGTGGTTCCCTCGTGGCTTGTGAGTGAGTCGCCAGCCCCGTTCAGGGGCCGGCGGCCCGGCCCTCGCCCCGTCTTGGCCGACTGGGGGCGGGGGTCTTCTCGTGTCAGGACACGAGATGCGCGATCCAGTGCGCCGCGATCATCGCAGCGGCGGCCCCGCCCTGATGGCGGGGCCGCGTTTTAGCTGACTCAGGACTGGAACGAGAGGTCCCGAGCCACCCGCGCGGCCACGCTCTCAGCGGTCGTCCACTGGCTCGGCGCGGGGATGATGCGCGGACCCTTCGGGGTGTCGATCATGCCGTAGAACGTGCCATCGTCGGCCTGTCGGACATTCTCGCGCTGGACCTTCTCGCGGGCGTCCTGGCTGATCTCGCGGGAGGTGACGATCCCTTCGCGCACCCAGTGTGCTTCCCCTGCGCAGATGCGCCACGGGCTAGCCCCCTCGCAGGCCGGTGCTTCGTGCTGGCTCGACTCAAACATGCTCAGCAGCGCCATCACGTGCAGATGATCGGGGCCGTCTGTCCACTCGACATTGACCCACCCGGCAGCCGTGCCGCGTGCCATGCGAACGCGGAACTTCGTCATCGGCCAGGTGGCCTTCAGCGCCTTGCGGCTGCGGCTTCCTTGGGGGCGTACTGCTCCGTCATGGTCGTTCTCCTTCGTGAGTGAGTCCGGGCGGTGATCCCGCCCGGGCCGGTGCGGGGCTTGGCCTCCCCGTCCTAACACGACAAGTGTATCATACAGCGAACCTCAGGGTCAGGAAGTCGTGCGGGGGCAAGCGTTGCACTCGACCCGTCTGGCCTCTCCTGACTCACGCACTCGGTGACCTGGAAACGATGACTGCCCTCCCCGCCCGCTCGTCCATGCCTGCCCTGGCCCCTGACCACAGCATGAGGTGAGGATCATCGCCGGACCACCGGTGCTCTCAGGACGTCATGACGGAGGTGCGCACACGGCCACCAAGCCGTCCGCAGGGAGCGCGCCCCGCGCGCGAGCGGAGGACGGGTGCCGGCCGCCGCGCCGCCGCGGACGCGGGGGTTTGGGGGCGGCGTAGAGCCCCCAAGAGGCCGAGCGCAGCACCGCGGTGACCGTTCACGGCGTCCTGGAGGTCGCGCAGCGTGTCGGCCGCTGTACAGCTAGGGGCTCCTCAGCATGAGCGCCGACGCCCCTAGACCCGCTGTTCGACTCGGGCCCATCTTGGCTTCTCCGCCGAACAGCTAGGGGCCCCAAGCGTAGACGTGCCAGAA
Proteins encoded in this region:
- the mobF gene encoding MobF family relaxase; translated protein: MTVSISKMSIDYYLDSVATGDRSLSPEAVASSRRDLTAYYTEASAPPGQWLGRGLAGTSLSAGQEVAKLDAVSIYEMAKDPDTGRALGRAPIREVAAPQDAKTPAGRTAKSTRKPVAGFDLTFSPPKSVSALWAMSGPALQGEIQAAHRQAMQEALEWVEDNVLQSRAGHGGVAHVPVSGLVASAFDHWDSRAGDPQLHTHVVISNRVQRLLDDQWATLDSYTLHRHVVAISEKYNALLFDRLHGQIGALPESRDPALSEAMEQVLSGRELDADTAGQASSHRIELSGVPDSLIKEFSTRSRLIEARKDELIQQWQESNGREPLAAIVLKLRQQATLETRTPKDDSTQTLAEKMVGWRDRALAGGHDPSAIVSAAVGHDRRTVTADQLTPDAREAMAAWVLTDASVRRTTFTRANVLASAERVLALVRFDSAQARHEAADELVEMALDQAVSLTPDRMAAPPEFDPALSAPGGRSGLDHKRVSGVWTTRQIMDDESFLMDRVRADDAPVIDPATVSGQVAAVTTKDGHTLSADQARATEHVLSSPAGIDAIIGPAGTGKTTTMAAVAELWSREHGDGSVVGLAPSAVAAGVLRDELDIETENTAKWLFESVGDGAARRAQRVAGLETKLAQLWDRSPSDSRTRQIESVTARLAEQHAEQARFTLRPGQLLIVDEASMVATAQMAELARQAEQAGAKVLLVGDPAQLEAVEAGGFLGWMDRADDVDVAKLDQVWRFRNEWERTASLDLREGDHDVLETYAEHGRIHGDKDVDAADAAYSAWLTDKHQGLSTILIASDNATVADLNARAQADLVAEGLVDIETTVTLRSDVTAGVGDEVLARRNDRSLRDSTGQFIANGTRLTLTSIQSDGSAEAVVDSTGGTVTLDPDYLASSTELGYASTAHRAQGVTVDTGHTVVEIGQSRELFYVAMTRGKHANHAYVDLAEDDHPSPDEWGLLHRTPGAETPVGALKAVLDHSMAERSAHEVHAGERAWANDLGRMVQEFEFLDWAGRAERTSAWIDQHLPDPGQNQAMRDPEHWGKLVKADPAQTLPDAPTADDTPVTVLTRCSLLPPADPIEADTDQPPTSRDDAVEDTRTRLTAELDHQVASMRNEPPQWLTDLETERPITDDALRRVLIWRAVSDQDDVEDSALGDKPDDTDATAHHYRRAADSIHITDDPANSARLHQDADARVHTLTDNAVDWGWVTDLPDDMDPTAWDAEPDWSPRVDTTTAPQL
- a CDS encoding antitoxin VbhA family protein; the encoded protein is MATKTETKQSARLTKAERARAVQEVEHSLRMEGQELTPETKADMQLYVAGVISSDEGLERALARHRRV
- a CDS encoding LPD29 domain-containing protein yields the protein MLGRGGQAPHRPGRDHRPDSLTKENDHDGAVRPQGSRSRKALKATWPMTKFRVRMARGTAAGWVNVEWTDGPDHLHVMALLSMFESSQHEAPACEGASPWRICAGEAHWVREGIVTSREISQDAREKVQRENVRQADDGTFYGMIDTPKGPRIIPAPSQWTTAESVAARVARDLSFQS
- a CDS encoding Eco57I restriction-modification methylase domain-containing protein, giving the protein MSDTLLVEAEERRRMTLEALDPEEQARRGQYFTPARAAEIMAALPRDPSTAEVRILDPGAGTGMLSVALVHRLLADCPGTRLHITAVEDDPALGAALVATLRELEGLGDVSTELVDENFLVWADTTSERFDFVIQNPPYAKLSANSVDQRRLRASGVYVPNIYAAFLTLGGQLLKPGGQQVAITPRSWMNGTYYARFRRAFLEDVGIDAIHTFESRSKVFGDTGVLQESIIVSATKGQHPDTVEVSTSTDHIGEIVTRTVPYEQIVTPDFVHVPATAADAEAVAWMQANAQCTLEDLGLAVSTGRVVDFRSRDAIVAAHEPGAVPLIHASHVRQQGVGHPIKPRKPEWFVPRDAQDRKMLVPGGAAYVLVKRFSAKEERRRIVAGVWESEAEAAFDNKVNFIHQDGQGIDSAVARGLTAYLNTSRVDAYFRVFSGHTQVNATDLRQMRFPSRSALRALAAATSPQGDLDAALDAVLDAKGVAA
- a CDS encoding BsuBI/PstI family type II restriction endonuclease; its protein translation is MTKTNEASQILEAFGFDAGRTNLRSALILLALAQVGPDDDWATAKNPMMTVDGIRKYINDVYGTQIRAANQGNLYAPNTRETFRRQTLHQFRDAGFVIYNDDDPGRAPNSSKNNYRINPKALEVLSQFATPGFASAMESYLEQAPGLLAKYRAAREMTRIPVTLPGGKALSLSGGGQNVLIKAMIEDFCGYYAPGGQVLYIGDADEKLAHFDADALGSLGVTVDTHGQLPDLVVYLPQKNWLFLMEAASTHGPVDAKRHGELQALFAGSTAGLVYVSCFPDRATMRRFLAELAWETEAWCASDPTHMIHLNGDKFLGPYTAPSSIDEG
- a CDS encoding Fic/DOC family protein yields the protein MDPYVEPETGVLRNKLGITDKVALADAEGDLSSWRALQLAERKWPVSGDLDELRRIHGYLFQDVYTWAGQVRTVDMRKNVDGAAAFLPCAVIPTATSFLAQRLREDDHLRRRDRAGFVDGLTDYYEELNYIHPFREGNGRTQRLFWSRVAYDAGWVIEWRAAVGAENDHACRLANDEGDKRPLRQMMQRIIYPRQTERTGDAADAEWHHIIGMGFDFAPDTTGPDLN